A window of Haliscomenobacter hydrossis DSM 1100 contains these coding sequences:
- a CDS encoding ABC transporter ATP-binding protein yields MYCIETENLSHQFASGKNILDNITLQVPSGSIYGFLGPNGAGKTTTLRLILGLLKKQSGRISIFGQTFEKNRVGILRKLGSLIETPSLYSHLTAAENLLLLQRVYRCPLERIPELLQLVGLPDTGKKKVSQFSLGMKQRLSIAVALLNQPELLILDEPTNGLDPNGIIEMRELFKRLNQEQGITILISSHLLAEIEKLVSHVGIIHKGQLLFQGTLQDLIQKQQESSSLKLSTNDNARALHILQSSYPEAQQQNGKLALPPLANAQIAAVNRQLLQHGLEVYHLAIEQNDLESIFMELVNN; encoded by the coding sequence ATGTACTGCATTGAAACCGAAAATTTAAGCCATCAATTCGCCTCCGGAAAAAACATCCTGGACAACATCACTCTTCAGGTGCCCTCCGGCAGCATTTACGGTTTTTTGGGTCCGAATGGAGCGGGCAAAACTACCACGCTGCGCCTGATTCTTGGCCTACTGAAAAAACAAAGTGGGCGCATCAGCATTTTTGGGCAAACCTTTGAGAAAAACCGGGTGGGGATACTCCGCAAGTTGGGCTCCCTGATCGAAACCCCCTCCTTGTACAGCCACCTGACCGCAGCGGAAAATTTACTGTTGCTGCAAAGGGTTTACCGTTGCCCCCTGGAACGGATTCCTGAGCTGCTGCAACTGGTTGGTTTACCTGATACCGGAAAGAAAAAAGTCAGTCAGTTTTCTTTGGGTATGAAGCAACGCCTGAGCATTGCTGTTGCCCTGCTCAACCAGCCTGAATTGCTCATCCTCGACGAACCCACCAATGGCCTGGACCCCAATGGCATCATCGAAATGCGGGAGTTGTTCAAACGCCTGAATCAGGAACAGGGCATTACGATCCTCATCTCCAGCCACCTCTTGGCTGAAATCGAAAAACTGGTGAGCCATGTAGGCATCATCCACAAAGGGCAGTTGCTTTTTCAGGGGACTTTACAGGATCTGATCCAAAAACAACAGGAAAGCTCCAGCTTGAAACTCAGCACCAATGACAATGCCCGCGCTTTGCACATTCTGCAAAGCAGTTACCCGGAAGCTCAGCAGCAAAACGGCAAGTTGGCACTACCGCCCCTGGCAAACGCCCAAATCGCGGCAGTAAATCGCCAGCTGCTACAACATGGCCTGGAGGTGTATCATCTGGCCATTGAGCAGAACGACCTGGAAAGTATTTTTATGGAACTGGTTAACAATTAA
- a CDS encoding ABC transporter permease, protein MNATLLYSIQSEWMKTKRSAAFWLVLLGGFFTPAILCLIYMVYIEKLAPAYAEPKFWIKWYLNGWESMAYLLLPMGIVLATSLIAQLEYKNNAWKQVLTTPQSLSTVFVAKYTVVLFMMFQLFVLFTIGMYFAGALPAWYYGHVPYPKGSFPWRRIVQMSTSFYITSLPILALQYLLSIYFKNIMVSLGAGILMVTAAITALSWRYVYLVPYSYGGVHFMQLQGRMRFKSNILDIHYLALIYFAGFTLLAYLLYLTKKEKG, encoded by the coding sequence ATGAACGCAACTCTCTTGTATAGCATCCAGAGCGAATGGATGAAAACCAAACGCAGCGCAGCTTTTTGGCTGGTGCTTCTTGGGGGCTTTTTTACCCCAGCTATTTTGTGCTTAATATATATGGTGTACATTGAAAAATTGGCTCCAGCCTATGCTGAACCAAAATTTTGGATCAAGTGGTACCTCAATGGTTGGGAGTCGATGGCCTATCTATTGTTGCCTATGGGCATTGTCTTGGCTACCAGCCTGATTGCCCAGTTGGAATACAAAAACAACGCCTGGAAGCAGGTGCTGACCACTCCGCAAAGCCTCAGCACCGTTTTTGTTGCCAAATACACGGTGGTTTTGTTCATGATGTTTCAGTTGTTTGTCTTGTTTACCATCGGCATGTATTTTGCCGGAGCGCTTCCCGCATGGTATTATGGACATGTGCCTTATCCCAAAGGTTCGTTCCCCTGGCGTAGAATTGTGCAGATGAGCACCTCTTTTTACATCACCTCTTTGCCCATCTTGGCTTTGCAGTATTTGTTGAGCATTTATTTCAAAAATATTATGGTATCCCTAGGTGCAGGGATTCTGATGGTCACCGCAGCCATTACCGCATTATCCTGGCGGTATGTTTACCTGGTGCCCTATTCGTACGGTGGAGTCCATTTTATGCAATTGCAAGGTAGAATGCGTTTCAAAAGCAACATCCTGGATATCCATTACCTGGCTTTGATTTACTTCGCAGGATTTACCTTGCTGGCTTATTTGCTTTATCTTACCAAAAAAGAAAAAGGATAA
- a CDS encoding sensor histidine kinase, giving the protein MRKSVVALLHVGYWFLYVLLWSVIMLLIAASSREGNNSPLQTWRFVFFIGSFGLVPALCGFYTYYLWLFDRFLLQRKIVALFSVGLLSAVGCGVLSAAIIGLLFPDFSFFNEGLRSATPVTAVMAILALLNGGMGLVIKGFITWYNELKLKETLAQKNFAMELALVKSQINPHFLFNTLNNIDVLIGKDAARASTYLNKLSDIMRFMLYETKTEKIPLSKELEYIQKYVDLQRIRTATPNYVAYVVEGEVHDRLIEPMLFIPLVENAFKHSALREKENAVQIRIAITENQLVFDCTNKYKEGAQHPQEYGGLGITLIEKRLLALYPKKHHLEISKNGDTYHVKLTLHQSWKSLAS; this is encoded by the coding sequence ATGCGCAAGTCCGTCGTCGCTTTGTTGCATGTGGGGTATTGGTTCCTGTATGTGTTGCTGTGGTCGGTGATCATGCTGCTGATTGCCGCTTCTTCCCGAGAAGGAAACAACAGCCCTTTACAAACCTGGCGTTTCGTTTTTTTCATTGGTTCCTTTGGGCTTGTTCCGGCACTATGTGGCTTTTACACGTACTACCTCTGGCTATTTGATCGCTTTTTGTTGCAAAGGAAAATTGTAGCGCTTTTCAGCGTAGGCTTGCTCAGTGCAGTGGGCTGCGGGGTATTGAGTGCGGCAATCATTGGCCTGTTGTTTCCCGATTTTTCTTTTTTCAATGAGGGTTTGCGCTCGGCAACACCAGTTACGGCGGTGATGGCTATCCTGGCCCTGCTGAATGGGGGCATGGGGCTGGTCATTAAGGGTTTCATCACCTGGTACAACGAACTAAAACTCAAAGAAACCTTGGCACAAAAAAACTTTGCCATGGAGCTGGCTTTGGTGAAATCCCAGATCAACCCCCATTTTTTGTTCAATACTTTGAACAACATTGATGTGTTGATTGGCAAAGATGCGGCACGTGCTTCGACTTACCTCAACAAGTTGTCGGACATCATGCGCTTCATGTTGTACGAAACCAAAACGGAAAAAATTCCCCTGTCCAAAGAACTGGAGTACATCCAAAAATACGTCGATTTGCAACGCATCCGCACCGCCACGCCCAATTATGTGGCGTATGTTGTGGAGGGAGAGGTGCACGATCGCTTGATTGAACCCATGTTGTTCATCCCGCTGGTGGAGAATGCTTTTAAACACTCCGCACTGCGTGAAAAGGAAAACGCTGTGCAAATTCGCATTGCGATTACCGAAAACCAACTGGTTTTTGACTGCACCAACAAGTATAAAGAAGGTGCCCAACACCCCCAGGAATACGGCGGCTTGGGCATTACGTTGATCGAAAAAAGATTGTTGGCGCTTTATCCGAAAAAACACCACTTGGAAATCTCAAAAAATGGCGATACTTACCACGTGAAATTAACGCTGCACCAATCATGGAAATCCCTTGCATCATAG
- a CDS encoding LytR/AlgR family response regulator transcription factor, whose translation MEIPCIIVEDEPLALERTMNYVQKLPFLHLKASFDNAVDALVFLQSNQIDLIFLDINLGELSGIRLLETSHISSQVIITTAYPDYAIKGFDLSVTDYLLKPFPFERFVQAVEKVRNNLEKTEALPDKKFIFVKTEYRLEKVMLDEILYIEGMRDYRCIYTLSKRIMTLQTFGDLQREIPGHLICRVHKSYMVAIDKIESIEKEVIKIGDKYVPISETYKKGFWKVIGGDR comes from the coding sequence ATGGAAATCCCTTGCATCATAGTTGAAGACGAACCCTTGGCCCTGGAACGCACCATGAACTACGTGCAAAAATTGCCTTTCCTGCACTTGAAAGCAAGTTTTGACAATGCCGTGGATGCCCTGGTCTTTTTGCAGTCCAACCAGATCGACCTGATCTTTTTGGACATCAACCTTGGCGAATTATCGGGAATTCGATTGTTGGAGACCTCCCATATTTCCAGTCAGGTCATCATTACCACTGCCTATCCTGATTATGCAATTAAGGGTTTTGACTTGAGTGTAACCGATTATCTGCTGAAACCTTTCCCTTTTGAACGTTTTGTGCAGGCAGTGGAAAAGGTGCGCAACAACCTGGAAAAAACTGAAGCCCTGCCGGATAAAAAATTCATTTTTGTCAAAACCGAATACCGTCTGGAAAAAGTGATGCTGGATGAGATTCTGTACATCGAAGGCATGCGCGACTACCGTTGTATTTATACGCTGAGCAAGCGCATTATGACTTTGCAAACTTTTGGTGATCTGCAGCGTGAAATTCCAGGCCACTTGATTTGTCGGGTGCACAAATCCTATATGGTGGCGATTGATAAAATTGAGTCGATTGAAAAGGAGGTGATTAAGATTGGGGATAAGTATGTGCCGATTTCGGAAACGTATAAGAAGGGGTTTTGGAAGGTGATTGGGGGGGATAGGTAG
- a CDS encoding addiction module protein, translating into MSIEALVKEYSSLSEAEQAEFLALIGVEPEEDDLSPTWEAEIDRRWQEVSDGTATLVSGEELSKKLTEKFGVEFKLP; encoded by the coding sequence ATGAGCATTGAAGCATTGGTCAAAGAATATTCGAGCCTAAGTGAAGCAGAACAGGCTGAATTTCTCGCCTTAATCGGCGTTGAGCCAGAAGAGGATGATCTGTCCCCGACATGGGAGGCAGAAATTGATCGGCGTTGGCAAGAAGTTTCGGATGGAACGGCAACGCTTGTTTCTGGAGAAGAATTATCTAAAAAATTGACAGAAAAATTTGGCGTTGAATTTAAGCTACCATAA
- the recO gene encoding DNA repair protein RecO yields the protein MLIETRGIVFRTVKYSESSLIVDIYTEAKGLQSYFVNGVRSQKSRQNASIFQVMTLVDLVAGVREDRGLNRIKEIKSAFVYRAIPFDVRKSAVGTFITEVARKTIREAEAHPALFAFLYNTFLFLDQTQYPVANAHLHFLVEMSGFLGFMPGGDLSADTPVFDLQEGVFADTLPSAGYCLDFELSKAFYALLQTNYADCHNLRLANGQRRQLLNKLLDYYRLHLEHLPEIHSHQILQEVLG from the coding sequence ATGCTGATCGAAACCCGTGGTATCGTTTTCCGAACTGTGAAATATTCCGAAAGCAGTCTGATTGTAGACATCTATACAGAGGCAAAAGGTTTACAAAGTTATTTTGTCAATGGGGTACGGAGCCAAAAATCCCGGCAAAATGCGAGCATCTTCCAGGTCATGACGCTGGTCGATCTGGTCGCTGGCGTACGGGAAGATCGCGGCCTCAATCGCATCAAGGAAATCAAGTCTGCTTTTGTGTACCGCGCCATCCCTTTTGATGTACGCAAAAGTGCGGTGGGCACCTTTATCACGGAGGTTGCACGCAAAACGATTCGGGAAGCGGAAGCGCACCCAGCGTTGTTCGCCTTTTTGTACAATACCTTTTTGTTCCTGGATCAAACCCAATACCCCGTGGCCAATGCGCATTTGCATTTTTTGGTGGAAATGAGTGGTTTTTTGGGTTTCATGCCTGGCGGGGACTTAAGCGCCGATACCCCCGTTTTTGACCTGCAAGAGGGTGTGTTTGCCGATACGTTGCCAAGTGCCGGGTATTGTTTGGACTTTGAATTGAGCAAAGCATTCTATGCGCTGTTGCAAACGAATTATGCGGATTGCCACAACTTGCGCCTGGCCAATGGCCAACGCCGGCAGTTGTTGAACAAGTTGTTGGATTATTATCGGCTGCATTTGGAGCACTTGCCGGAGATTCATTCGCATCAGATTTTGCAGGAGGTGTTGGGGTGA
- a CDS encoding MBL fold metallo-hydrolase, translating into MANVLQLTFNPFQENTYLVYDDTKECMVLDPGCLFPDEKAELQEAINHLGLRPVRLINTHCHIDHILGNRFIADTYGLVLEAHQGEQVVLESGVQVASMYQIPYPEPSPAIGKFINAGDVIQFGETSLKAIFTPGHSPASLSFYCEKDRFLIAGDVLFKNSIGRYDLPGGNFNTLMKSIREKLMVLPDEVKVYSGHGPATTIGEERRGNPFLVE; encoded by the coding sequence ATGGCAAATGTTCTCCAGCTTACGTTCAATCCTTTTCAGGAGAACACTTATCTGGTCTATGATGATACGAAAGAATGTATGGTTTTAGATCCCGGCTGTTTGTTTCCGGATGAAAAAGCCGAATTACAGGAAGCAATCAACCACCTGGGGTTGCGCCCGGTACGCCTGATCAATACCCATTGCCACATCGACCACATTCTGGGCAATCGCTTCATCGCCGACACTTATGGTTTGGTATTGGAAGCCCACCAAGGGGAGCAAGTGGTGCTGGAAAGTGGGGTACAGGTGGCGTCCATGTATCAAATACCCTACCCCGAGCCTTCTCCCGCCATCGGCAAATTCATCAATGCGGGCGATGTGATCCAATTCGGAGAAACCAGTCTAAAGGCCATCTTCACTCCAGGCCATTCTCCGGCCAGCCTTTCTTTTTATTGTGAAAAAGACCGCTTCCTCATCGCTGGGGATGTGTTGTTCAAAAACAGCATTGGCCGGTACGACCTGCCGGGAGGTAACTTTAATACCTTGATGAAGAGCATTCGAGAAAAACTAATGGTGTTGCCCGATGAAGTGAAAGTGTATTCCGGGCATGGCCCCGCAACGACGATTGGGGAGGAAAGAAGGGGGAATCCATTTTTGGTGGAGTAA
- a CDS encoding GH116 family glycosyl-hydrolase — protein sequence MHQSFYLFAFLLFATAIQAQTSWPVLKHYDQDHLLNIALPLGGIGTGTVSLGGRGELRDWEIMNKPGKKFSTITDGNQAPFFAVYVKPIGKTAQSKALLGPFHPSEYQHYEGRPVNHHGMPRFSVASFDAAYPFGQVNLSDDVLPISVKIKGFNPLIPGDVAASSIPLAILKYEVTNNTDAPLEVAICGTMRNFIGIDGSKQSKNWKGDLVYLGAKNNQNEYRESPDLKGIFMSSQGVDNQDPAWGTIALSTAERELVSFRRSSTPNDWENSILDFWDDFSADGVLSDKDKLVDDNPMASLAVKKTIPARSSLTFTFYISWHFPNRLDWNNAWSFGYRGKIIGNHYTNQYKDAWEVIEKESPRLANLEAQTLNFVHTFVKSDLPEVVKEAALFNLSTLRSQTVFRLPSGHLMGWEGVMNEAGSCYGNCTHVWNYENATAFLFGELAKSMREVEMVYGTKDDGKMMNRVSLPLESNRNIDHVAAADGQMGSVMRFYREWILSGDNEWLKKHWARVKAAMSYAWVPGGWDANQDGVQEGKQHNTMDVDYYGPNPQMQFWYFGALKASAAMARAMNDPVFAKQCEQVLAKGSKWVDENLFNGEYYEHKITDPKTFEFLDRSNPSTAIPNFQLGEGCLLDQVVGQYMAHVCGLGYLAKKENIQTALQTVMKYNFVPRFDNVFNNMRSYVMDKESGLIMASWPKGRLKVPFPYFAESMSGFEYAAAIGMLYEGQTEAGLQCIQSIRDRFDGEKRNPFDEPECGHHYARAMASWSAVLALSGFQYSGVEKSMAFGAQSGDFFWSNGYAWGKVKVQQNGQRSTVELSVLYGELELNSFSLKNHPTQIFKKTIKVKAGEPLQLTF from the coding sequence ATGCATCAGTCCTTTTACCTTTTTGCATTTTTACTGTTCGCAACGGCAATCCAGGCCCAAACCTCTTGGCCGGTGCTCAAACACTACGATCAGGATCATCTTTTGAACATTGCCCTTCCCTTGGGTGGGATTGGTACAGGAACCGTATCTTTGGGTGGGCGTGGGGAATTGCGCGACTGGGAGATTATGAATAAACCAGGCAAAAAATTCAGCACCATTACGGATGGCAATCAGGCACCATTTTTTGCAGTATACGTCAAGCCAATAGGGAAAACCGCCCAAAGCAAAGCTCTCCTTGGGCCTTTCCATCCCAGCGAATACCAGCATTACGAAGGTCGTCCGGTTAATCACCACGGCATGCCCCGTTTTTCAGTAGCTTCTTTTGATGCCGCCTATCCCTTCGGACAAGTCAACCTCAGCGATGATGTTTTGCCCATTTCTGTAAAAATAAAAGGGTTTAATCCCTTGATTCCAGGTGATGTGGCGGCGAGCAGTATTCCCCTGGCCATCCTCAAATACGAAGTAACGAACAACACCGATGCCCCCTTGGAAGTGGCCATCTGCGGTACCATGCGGAATTTCATCGGTATTGATGGCAGCAAACAAAGCAAAAACTGGAAAGGGGATCTGGTGTACCTCGGGGCCAAAAACAACCAAAATGAATACCGGGAAAGCCCAGATTTAAAAGGAATATTCATGTCCAGCCAGGGTGTAGACAATCAGGATCCCGCTTGGGGGACCATTGCCCTGAGTACGGCAGAACGCGAATTGGTCAGCTTCCGCCGATCTTCCACACCCAATGATTGGGAAAACTCGATTCTTGATTTTTGGGACGATTTCAGTGCCGATGGTGTACTGAGTGACAAAGACAAACTGGTAGACGACAACCCCATGGCTTCACTGGCGGTTAAAAAAACGATTCCCGCACGCAGCAGCCTGACCTTTACTTTTTACATCAGCTGGCATTTCCCCAATCGCCTCGACTGGAACAACGCCTGGTCTTTTGGCTATCGTGGCAAAATCATTGGCAACCATTACACCAACCAGTACAAAGACGCCTGGGAAGTAATCGAAAAAGAATCCCCGCGCCTGGCCAATCTGGAGGCTCAAACCCTCAATTTTGTCCATACTTTTGTCAAAAGCGATCTGCCTGAGGTGGTCAAAGAAGCAGCCTTGTTTAATCTTTCTACCCTGCGTTCCCAAACCGTTTTTCGCCTTCCTTCGGGGCATTTGATGGGCTGGGAAGGGGTCATGAATGAAGCAGGATCCTGCTATGGCAACTGTACCCACGTGTGGAATTACGAAAATGCCACCGCATTTCTTTTTGGAGAACTGGCCAAATCTATGCGGGAAGTGGAGATGGTGTACGGCACTAAAGACGACGGCAAGATGATGAACCGGGTGAGCTTGCCCCTGGAAAGCAACCGAAATATCGACCATGTGGCTGCTGCCGACGGACAAATGGGTTCAGTCATGCGCTTCTACCGCGAATGGATACTATCAGGAGACAACGAATGGCTGAAAAAACATTGGGCCAGGGTCAAGGCCGCCATGTCGTATGCCTGGGTACCCGGGGGCTGGGATGCCAATCAGGATGGCGTGCAGGAAGGGAAGCAACACAATACCATGGATGTCGATTATTATGGCCCCAATCCCCAAATGCAGTTCTGGTATTTTGGCGCACTCAAAGCCAGCGCAGCCATGGCCCGCGCCATGAACGACCCCGTTTTTGCCAAACAATGTGAGCAGGTGTTGGCCAAAGGCAGCAAATGGGTGGATGAAAACCTCTTCAATGGCGAATACTACGAGCACAAAATTACCGACCCCAAAACCTTCGAGTTTCTAGACCGTAGTAACCCTTCAACGGCAATTCCCAATTTCCAACTCGGCGAAGGCTGCTTGCTGGATCAGGTGGTAGGGCAATACATGGCCCACGTTTGTGGCCTGGGTTATTTGGCCAAAAAAGAAAACATCCAAACGGCTTTACAAACCGTGATGAAATACAATTTTGTTCCTCGTTTCGACAATGTGTTCAACAACATGCGTTCCTACGTAATGGACAAAGAATCGGGGCTGATCATGGCCAGCTGGCCCAAAGGCCGCCTCAAAGTGCCCTTTCCGTACTTTGCCGAATCCATGTCGGGCTTTGAATATGCGGCGGCTATTGGCATGTTGTACGAAGGCCAAACCGAGGCGGGCCTCCAATGCATCCAAAGCATCCGCGATCGGTTTGACGGGGAAAAACGCAATCCTTTTGACGAACCCGAATGTGGCCACCATTACGCCCGGGCCATGGCCAGTTGGTCGGCAGTATTGGCCTTGAGTGGTTTTCAGTACTCTGGAGTAGAAAAATCAATGGCCTTCGGGGCTCAGTCGGGCGATTTTTTTTGGTCAAATGGCTACGCTTGGGGCAAGGTCAAGGTTCAGCAAAACGGCCAGCGCAGCACTGTGGAATTGAGTGTGCTGTATGGAGAGCTGGAACTGAATTCCTTTAGCCTGAAAAATCATCCAACCCAGATATTCAAAAAAACAATAAAGGTCAAGGCAGGTGAACCTTTGCAGCTAACTTTTTAA
- a CDS encoding ornithine cyclodeaminase family protein produces MLILNNEQITALLSLQDITAAVEAAMVSYENQTSSVPKRMHLDHGENTLLCMPSFGGGYFATKLVSVVPGNKNKSLPVTNGALLLNDAETGLPLALMNAAKLTALRTGALGAVGIRYMTPENVDSIGLIGTGVQGLHQAIFACSVRPIQTIYSLFRQEEGFQKLRHFVQQHYPAVKVVACKTSEELLEKTQVLIAATTSASPVLPNDAALLRGKHFISIGSYKPNMQELPAAVYQLAGQLAIDSEFARHETGDIINAVKQGWLPTENVYTIGKLITGARQLNVHQTTAYKSAGMALYDLFTARALYQKALETGIGVEVAL; encoded by the coding sequence ATGCTCATTCTCAACAACGAACAAATCACTGCTCTGCTCAGCCTGCAGGACATCACCGCTGCCGTCGAAGCCGCAATGGTATCGTACGAAAACCAAACCAGTAGTGTACCCAAACGGATGCACCTCGACCACGGGGAAAACACCCTCTTGTGTATGCCTTCCTTTGGAGGCGGCTACTTTGCAACCAAGCTGGTTTCCGTCGTGCCTGGGAATAAAAACAAATCCCTGCCTGTAACCAACGGCGCCCTGTTGCTCAACGACGCCGAAACTGGACTCCCCCTGGCCTTGATGAACGCCGCCAAGTTGACCGCCTTACGCACGGGCGCACTGGGGGCGGTGGGTATCCGGTACATGACGCCTGAGAACGTCGATTCTATCGGTTTGATTGGCACGGGGGTTCAGGGCCTACATCAGGCCATTTTTGCCTGTAGCGTACGGCCCATTCAAACCATCTACAGTTTGTTCAGGCAAGAGGAGGGTTTTCAAAAATTGCGGCATTTTGTACAGCAACATTACCCAGCAGTAAAGGTGGTAGCGTGTAAAACGTCTGAAGAATTATTGGAAAAAACCCAAGTGCTGATCGCGGCAACCACCTCAGCTAGCCCCGTCTTGCCCAACGATGCGGCACTTTTGCGCGGAAAACACTTCATCAGCATTGGTTCTTACAAGCCCAATATGCAGGAGTTGCCCGCTGCGGTGTACCAATTGGCGGGTCAGCTGGCCATTGATTCGGAATTTGCCCGGCACGAAACCGGTGACATCATCAATGCCGTAAAGCAGGGCTGGTTACCCACCGAAAATGTGTACACCATTGGCAAACTCATCACTGGAGCACGGCAGCTTAATGTACACCAGACCACGGCGTACAAATCGGCGGGCATGGCTTTGTACGACCTGTTTACGGCGCGGGCCTTGTATCAGAAGGCGCTGGAAACAGGTATTGGCGTGGAGGTAGCGTTGTGA
- a CDS encoding GyrI-like domain-containing protein has protein sequence MYPKIEILPTKKLIGKRLKMSFLDDCTAELWGSFMPRRKDILHKIGIDLYSMQIFESPPNFKTDATFEKWAAVEVSSFEAVPEGMEAYTLAGGLYAVFLHQGPASAFQKTFQFIFDEWLPNSEYTLDHREHFELLGHKYKNNDPSSEEEIWIPIKRRNPA, from the coding sequence ATGTACCCAAAAATAGAAATCCTCCCCACCAAAAAACTCATCGGCAAGCGCCTAAAAATGAGCTTTTTAGATGACTGTACTGCCGAGTTGTGGGGAAGCTTTATGCCCCGACGAAAAGACATTTTGCACAAAATCGGTATCGATTTGTATTCCATGCAAATCTTTGAAAGTCCTCCGAATTTCAAAACCGATGCCACCTTTGAAAAATGGGCGGCGGTAGAAGTATCCAGCTTCGAGGCGGTGCCGGAGGGTATGGAAGCCTATACTTTGGCCGGAGGACTGTATGCGGTTTTTCTCCATCAAGGGCCAGCCAGCGCTTTTCAAAAAACCTTTCAGTTCATCTTTGATGAATGGTTGCCCAATTCGGAATACACCCTGGATCATCGCGAGCATTTTGAATTGCTGGGCCACAAGTACAAAAACAACGATCCAAGCTCGGAGGAAGAAATCTGGATACCGATCAAGCGGAGGAATCCAGCATAG
- a CDS encoding AAA family ATPase: MIGRKIEVERIKSLLASTRSEFLAVTGRRRVGKTFLIDTLLRDRYCFSMTGIQNGNTSAQLVNFGVKLAEYSRTFAPKAPENWQMAFLYLKDYLKTLDRNQKQVIFIDELPWVSTPKSGFIQMLAHLWNDYLSKEPHFILVICGSATSWISKKILNDPGGLHNRVTENIHLFPFTLSESYEFLKSRGLQFTLQEVAKIYMTLGGVPFYLENLRKGESFAMAIERICFSPNGILYNEYNNLFNALFNHAELHQEIAAALASQNSGMTHADLLKLLKMPQATGSYQRAIEELMVSDFVSELTPFGKKKRGSLYQLIDEYCIFYHRFIKPNKKYTPGMWQQLAESQSYKVWAGYAFEMLCHKHIDAIKRALGIAAVYTQIYSLSVPGNPEMDGFQIDLLIDRKDDCINLCEIKFHSGPFTIIKEEYQQLLSKRQRFIDYTGTKKQVFLTLITNHGVTSNAYAREVVDAEVILEQLLAG; this comes from the coding sequence ATGATTGGAAGAAAAATAGAAGTAGAAAGAATTAAAAGCCTGCTCGCTTCCACGCGATCCGAGTTTCTGGCGGTAACTGGACGAAGAAGGGTAGGCAAAACTTTTCTGATAGATACACTATTGCGAGACCGTTACTGCTTTAGCATGACCGGAATACAGAATGGCAATACAAGTGCTCAATTGGTCAATTTTGGCGTAAAATTAGCAGAATACAGCCGCACATTTGCTCCCAAAGCCCCGGAAAACTGGCAGATGGCCTTTTTGTATTTGAAAGACTATCTCAAAACCCTGGATCGGAATCAAAAGCAGGTGATTTTTATCGATGAATTGCCTTGGGTTTCAACCCCGAAGTCGGGATTTATCCAGATGTTGGCCCATCTATGGAATGATTATTTGTCCAAAGAACCCCATTTTATTCTCGTCATTTGTGGATCAGCAACTTCATGGATCAGCAAAAAAATTCTCAACGATCCGGGAGGGTTGCATAATCGGGTTACGGAGAACATTCATTTGTTTCCATTTACGTTGTCCGAATCGTACGAATTTTTAAAGAGCAGAGGGCTTCAATTTACTTTGCAGGAGGTAGCCAAAATATATATGACTCTGGGCGGTGTTCCTTTTTATCTGGAAAACCTGCGCAAAGGGGAAAGTTTTGCAATGGCCATTGAACGTATTTGTTTTTCGCCAAACGGCATCCTGTACAACGAATACAACAACCTATTCAATGCCTTATTCAATCACGCAGAACTGCATCAGGAAATTGCCGCTGCATTAGCCAGCCAGAATTCCGGGATGACCCATGCTGATCTACTGAAACTGCTCAAAATGCCACAGGCTACGGGCAGTTACCAAAGGGCGATTGAAGAGCTAATGGTTTCTGATTTTGTGAGCGAGCTTACCCCTTTTGGCAAAAAGAAACGAGGATCATTGTATCAGTTGATTGATGAGTATTGTATTTTTTACCACCGCTTCATTAAGCCAAATAAAAAATACACCCCAGGAATGTGGCAACAGCTCGCCGAGAGTCAGTCTTATAAAGTTTGGGCGGGTTATGCTTTTGAAATGTTGTGTCACAAACACATCGATGCCATCAAACGCGCACTGGGTATTGCTGCTGTGTATACCCAAATCTATAGCCTCAGCGTCCCAGGCAATCCCGAGATGGATGGTTTCCAAATCGACTTGCTGATCGACCGTAAAGATGACTGCATTAACCTTTGTGAAATCAAATTTCACAGCGGACCTTTCACCATTATCAAAGAAGAATACCAACAACTGCTCAGCAAACGTCAACGTTTTATCGATTACACGGGCACCAAAAAACAGGTATTTTTGACGCTGATCACGAATCATGGGGTCACGTCGAATGCATATGCTCGGGAAGTGGTGGATGCGGAGGTTATATTGGAACAACTTTTGGCTGGCTGA